In Streptomyces nodosus, one DNA window encodes the following:
- a CDS encoding nitroreductase, giving the protein MDVYEAVDSRRAVRAFSDEPVSREVLERVLAAATRAPSSGNLQPWHVYAVTGEPLAELKRRATARARAGDQGDDREYPMYPAELTSPYLDRFTAAAAQRYSALGIERDDPERPMKIAALNSGAFGAPVVLFCYLDRTMGPGQWGDAGMYLQTVMLLLRAEGLHSCPQVMWTMYRETVNRAVGADDGLVLFCGVAVGFEKEGVPQLRTGRADMTETVSFIGM; this is encoded by the coding sequence GTGGATGTGTATGAGGCCGTGGACAGTCGCCGGGCCGTACGGGCGTTCAGTGACGAGCCGGTGTCCCGAGAGGTGCTGGAACGAGTGCTGGCCGCGGCGACGCGGGCTCCGTCGAGCGGGAACCTCCAGCCGTGGCATGTGTATGCCGTGACGGGCGAGCCCCTGGCCGAACTGAAGAGGCGCGCGACGGCCAGAGCACGGGCGGGAGACCAGGGCGACGATCGCGAGTATCCGATGTACCCGGCCGAACTGACCTCACCGTATCTGGACCGCTTCACCGCCGCGGCCGCCCAGCGGTACAGCGCGCTGGGAATCGAGCGCGACGACCCGGAAAGGCCGATGAAGATCGCCGCCTTGAACTCGGGGGCGTTCGGGGCGCCGGTCGTGCTGTTCTGCTACCTCGACCGGACGATGGGGCCCGGGCAGTGGGGGGACGCGGGGATGTATCTGCAGACGGTGATGCTGTTGCTGAGGGCGGAAGGGCTGCACAGCTGCCCCCAGGTGATGTGGACGATGTATCGCGAGACCGTCAACCGGGCGGTCGGGGCCGACGACGGGCTCGTACTGTTCTGCGGTGTCGCGGTGGGATTCGAGAAGGAGGGCGTGCCACAACTGCGCACCGGGCGGGCAGACATGACGGAGACAGTGAGCTTCATCGGAATGTGA
- a CDS encoding cobalamin-binding protein encodes MRIVSLLPAATDIVAELGLSAQLAGRTHECDWPPGEVARVPVVTGADLDQDALTSREISEAVGGSAHSGSSLYTLDTDALAALRPDVVLTQDLCEVCAVSYEKVSRAVRLLDADTRVLSLEPRTLDDVLECLVTVGELLGVRDRAERRRAELEARLLRVRTAVAGLDRPRVVAIEWLDPLWPAGHWVPEQITTAGGRPLLAEPGEHTGPTTWEAVRAAQPDVVLVLPCGFPPERTLQETELLTRLPDWTDLPAVRSGRVWVLDGPSYFNRPGPRVVRGAEVLAQILHGVGTGEAVTPAEARPFPGR; translated from the coding sequence ATGCGCATCGTCTCCCTGCTGCCGGCCGCGACCGACATCGTCGCCGAACTCGGGCTGTCGGCGCAGCTGGCCGGCCGCACCCACGAGTGCGACTGGCCGCCGGGCGAGGTGGCCCGGGTACCCGTGGTGACCGGGGCGGACCTGGACCAGGACGCCCTCACCAGCCGGGAGATCTCGGAGGCGGTCGGCGGTTCGGCGCACTCCGGTTCGTCGCTGTACACGCTCGACACCGACGCGCTGGCCGCGCTGCGCCCCGATGTGGTGCTCACCCAGGATCTGTGCGAGGTGTGCGCCGTGTCGTACGAGAAGGTCAGCCGGGCCGTACGGCTGCTCGATGCGGACACCCGGGTCCTCAGCCTGGAGCCCCGCACCCTCGACGACGTACTGGAGTGCCTGGTCACGGTCGGTGAGCTGCTCGGCGTGCGCGACCGCGCGGAGCGGCGCCGGGCCGAGCTGGAGGCCCGCCTCCTACGGGTCCGCACCGCGGTCGCCGGCCTCGACCGGCCCCGGGTCGTGGCGATCGAGTGGCTGGATCCGCTGTGGCCCGCCGGACACTGGGTCCCCGAGCAGATCACCACCGCCGGGGGCCGTCCGCTGCTCGCCGAGCCCGGCGAGCACACCGGGCCGACGACCTGGGAGGCGGTACGCGCCGCACAGCCGGACGTGGTCCTGGTCCTGCCCTGCGGCTTTCCACCCGAACGCACCCTGCAGGAAACCGAGTTGCTCACCCGGCTGCCGGACTGGACCGACCTGCCCGCCGTCCGCTCCGGCCGTGTCTGGGTCCTGGACGGACCGTCCTACTTCAACCGCCCCGGCCCACGGGTGGTACGCGGGGCGGAGGTGCTGGCGCAGATCCTGCACGGCGTAGGCACCGGAGAGGCGGTCACACCGGCCGAGGCCCGCCCTTTCCCCGGCCGGTGA
- a CDS encoding prenyltransferase/squalene oxidase repeat-containing protein, protein MSHAAVSPSVRRSALTAAATLGAFALSVLPAAATTTPAQIATSKTIGAGYLKSLQAADGSYAGSGLSNEWAFSALAAAGTAAVDITPGGDTGKNARTVYRALLSTSAWPSTSPVVTDYERATLNAYAAGIDPARISASRNLIADIYSYWGTSETGYFGPAANFNGTVFAALALNGARTQSGQIRIPQALRDSIVGTVRANQHNDGGWNYSKAEGDPAQLGAASDVDMTGAAMAALCVSGVPNTDAAVVRAKGFLKGKLVANSGAFNTMFGTNTDSNGWAVSGLNACGINPQTGDFLTSMGKTPVDFLIAQQFNPGGGFRYLPGDTNPSAYASIDALRAVAGGGFTADPPVPTTAGAPRWVSQGSLTSGSAARLALTVDDGAGHLKACSVALTPTGSTTTLGAVLDAAIGAATPSGCVTGVTPSSGTGTVTSLNGKAGSGSNTWKVSIDGSAFTSAARETTVSVGDTIAVRWGA, encoded by the coding sequence ATGTCCCATGCAGCAGTGTCCCCGTCCGTCCGACGCTCCGCCCTCACCGCGGCGGCCACCCTGGGCGCCTTCGCGCTGAGCGTGCTGCCCGCGGCCGCGACCACCACCCCGGCGCAGATCGCCACCTCGAAGACGATCGGCGCGGGCTATCTCAAGTCCCTCCAGGCGGCGGACGGTTCGTACGCCGGCTCCGGACTGTCCAACGAATGGGCGTTCAGCGCCCTCGCCGCCGCCGGCACCGCCGCCGTGGACATCACTCCGGGCGGCGACACCGGCAAGAACGCGAGAACCGTCTACCGGGCCCTGCTGTCCACCAGCGCCTGGCCCTCCACCTCACCCGTCGTCACCGACTACGAGCGTGCCACGCTCAACGCCTACGCCGCCGGGATCGACCCCGCCCGCATCTCGGCCTCCCGCAATCTGATCGCCGACATCTACAGCTACTGGGGGACCTCCGAGACCGGCTACTTCGGCCCGGCCGCCAACTTCAACGGCACCGTGTTCGCCGCGCTCGCCCTGAACGGCGCCAGGACCCAGTCGGGGCAGATCCGGATACCGCAGGCGCTGCGCGACTCGATCGTCGGCACCGTCCGCGCCAACCAGCACAACGACGGCGGCTGGAACTACAGCAAAGCCGAGGGCGATCCGGCCCAGCTCGGCGCGGCGAGCGACGTCGACATGACCGGCGCCGCGATGGCCGCCCTGTGTGTCTCCGGCGTGCCGAACACCGATGCCGCCGTCGTCAGGGCCAAGGGCTTCCTGAAGGGCAAGCTGGTGGCCAACAGCGGCGCCTTCAACACGATGTTCGGGACCAACACCGACTCCAACGGGTGGGCCGTGTCCGGCCTGAACGCCTGTGGGATCAACCCGCAGACCGGTGACTTCCTCACCTCCATGGGCAAGACCCCGGTGGACTTCCTGATCGCGCAGCAGTTCAACCCGGGCGGCGGTTTCCGGTATCTGCCCGGTGACACGAACCCGTCGGCGTACGCGTCGATCGACGCGCTGCGGGCGGTGGCCGGCGGCGGCTTCACCGCCGACCCGCCCGTGCCGACCACCGCGGGCGCCCCACGGTGGGTGAGCCAGGGCTCCCTCACCTCCGGCTCGGCGGCACGGCTGGCCCTCACCGTGGACGACGGGGCCGGACATCTGAAGGCTTGCTCGGTCGCCCTCACCCCGACGGGCTCGACGACCACGCTCGGCGCGGTCCTGGACGCGGCCATCGGCGCGGCCACCCCGTCCGGCTGCGTCACCGGCGTGACCCCGTCCTCCGGTACGGGCACCGTCACCTCGCTCAACGGCAAGGCCGGCAGCGGCTCGAACACCTGGAAGGTCAGCATCGACGGCTCGGCCTTCACCTCCGCCGCGCGGGAGACGACCGTGAGTGTCGGCGACACGATCGCCGTGCGCTGGGGCGCCTGA
- a CDS encoding prenyltransferase/squalene oxidase repeat-containing protein: MRTGRRRIGRTATTIPRRVVSFVTALLVLPAACVTFLTTTPASADGAGDCTATEGAVVAVDFGPFGGKVERGCDPTPTTGYELLHDAGFSTTGTQHDGPAFICRIGYTSYNSGTQYPTPDKESCVLTPPYSAYWSYWIASPGQDDWTYSQYGAMSRKLKDGDVDAWVFGATNPGGTTGRPAFSPDDVRAGGPQAPDPGSTPTGAPGTIDTTAAARWLKGGLTDGERIVDDGADTPNYSLTADAAYALAAVDGKSATLDKVTDFLAAHTEDFAYPDGPDRAPDATAAARLALLAESTEGDPHAVGGHDLIGDLTKNVCPAGPESDEPTPGCTAKGDFRGATYAEGQALSVLALLRAGQTPPAETVARLTQLQCKDGGVTSILIRPGEYCDGDPATTGLVALVLHQAGGQEDAVARARTSLTKSQREDGAFPGYTGSPSGSITATAYAAQALSALGDTDRADVAVAWLSRQQLESGGFGFEEDATDPVVYPTSPAVLAGTGTSLVTLTTKKSEPTEPPTTGTPTGPTGNPTTPAPGTGPDLKKGVAYLTKAANLKQGQYYTAGPDSDGADFGLTIDGAYALAATGLNDAKLRGIVDFLDHQGKDGEGRTVNDWTGVGTKYTAGGSLGKTALLAESVGRDPRHFAGHDLIAELDKAVCDGPSTAPDRSCAAKGAYTYAPSVFSQSLAVMAQLRAGETEAAEQPLAYLESLQQPSGAFPSLIPSTDDSDVDSTAIAAMALDLAGGAQADKAVERALAWIASRQLADGGFPGAAGDSVNSAALAVQGLSLDAGTYAHQIAEARTFLASQQNSDGGFNVAKDGQQGSDLRASAQAVGGATGISFGELERGLIGTSPQPTPSPSGSAPEIITPGDTGGGDGGTIADGGSGGGALASTGAQIGALSTIAALLVLAGWRTVVLARRRADTGTGR; this comes from the coding sequence ATGAGGACCGGTAGGCGAAGAATCGGGCGAACGGCGACAACGATCCCACGGCGCGTGGTGTCGTTCGTAACGGCTCTGCTGGTGCTGCCGGCGGCCTGCGTGACGTTCCTCACGACGACACCCGCCTCGGCCGACGGGGCCGGTGACTGCACCGCGACCGAGGGCGCCGTGGTCGCCGTCGACTTCGGGCCGTTCGGCGGAAAGGTCGAGCGCGGCTGCGACCCCACGCCGACCACCGGCTACGAGCTGCTGCACGACGCCGGTTTCAGCACCACCGGCACCCAGCACGACGGCCCCGCCTTCATCTGCCGCATCGGCTACACCTCCTACAACTCCGGTACGCAGTACCCGACTCCCGACAAGGAGTCCTGTGTCCTGACGCCGCCCTACTCGGCCTACTGGTCCTACTGGATTGCCTCCCCGGGCCAGGACGACTGGACCTACAGCCAGTACGGCGCCATGAGCCGCAAGCTCAAGGACGGCGACGTCGACGCCTGGGTGTTCGGCGCCACGAACCCCGGCGGCACCACCGGCAGGCCCGCCTTCAGCCCCGACGACGTACGCGCAGGCGGCCCCCAGGCGCCCGACCCGGGCAGCACACCCACCGGCGCTCCCGGCACGATCGACACGACCGCCGCAGCACGCTGGCTCAAGGGCGGCCTGACCGACGGCGAACGCATCGTCGACGACGGCGCGGACACCCCGAACTACTCACTCACCGCCGACGCCGCGTACGCCCTCGCCGCGGTGGACGGCAAGAGCGCCACCCTCGACAAGGTCACCGACTTCCTCGCCGCCCACACCGAGGACTTCGCCTACCCCGACGGCCCCGACCGGGCCCCCGACGCCACCGCCGCAGCCCGCCTGGCCCTCCTCGCGGAGAGCACCGAGGGCGACCCGCACGCCGTCGGCGGCCACGACCTCATCGGCGACCTCACCAAGAACGTCTGCCCGGCGGGCCCCGAGTCCGACGAGCCGACCCCCGGCTGCACCGCCAAGGGCGACTTCCGGGGCGCGACCTACGCCGAAGGTCAGGCGCTGTCCGTGCTGGCCCTGCTGCGGGCCGGGCAGACACCCCCGGCCGAGACCGTGGCGCGCCTCACCCAGCTCCAGTGCAAGGACGGCGGCGTCACCAGCATCCTCATCCGCCCCGGCGAGTACTGCGACGGCGATCCCGCCACCACCGGACTCGTCGCCCTGGTGCTGCACCAGGCGGGCGGCCAGGAGGACGCGGTGGCCCGGGCCCGCACCTCTCTGACCAAGTCCCAGCGCGAGGACGGCGCCTTCCCCGGCTACACCGGCTCCCCCAGCGGCAGCATCACCGCGACCGCGTACGCCGCCCAGGCGCTGAGCGCCCTCGGGGACACCGACCGCGCCGACGTGGCGGTCGCATGGCTGTCCCGGCAGCAACTGGAGAGCGGCGGCTTCGGCTTCGAGGAGGACGCCACCGACCCGGTCGTCTATCCGACCTCGCCGGCCGTCCTCGCCGGCACCGGCACCAGCCTGGTCACCCTCACCACGAAGAAGTCCGAACCCACCGAGCCGCCCACCACCGGCACGCCGACCGGCCCCACCGGAAACCCGACCACCCCCGCGCCGGGCACCGGACCCGACCTCAAGAAGGGCGTCGCCTACCTCACCAAGGCGGCCAACCTGAAGCAGGGCCAGTACTACACCGCCGGACCCGACTCGGACGGCGCCGACTTCGGCCTCACCATCGACGGCGCCTATGCGCTGGCCGCCACCGGCCTGAACGACGCCAAGCTGCGCGGCATCGTCGACTTCCTCGACCACCAGGGCAAGGACGGCGAGGGCCGCACCGTCAACGACTGGACGGGCGTCGGCACCAAATACACCGCCGGCGGCTCCCTCGGCAAGACCGCGCTGCTCGCCGAGTCGGTGGGCCGCGACCCGCGCCACTTCGCCGGCCACGACCTGATCGCGGAACTCGACAAGGCGGTCTGCGACGGGCCGAGCACCGCCCCCGACCGCTCCTGCGCGGCCAAGGGCGCCTACACCTACGCGCCGTCCGTCTTCTCCCAGTCCCTGGCCGTCATGGCGCAGCTGCGCGCGGGCGAGACCGAGGCGGCCGAGCAGCCGCTCGCCTACCTCGAGAGCCTTCAGCAGCCCAGCGGGGCCTTTCCGAGCCTGATCCCGTCCACCGACGACTCCGACGTCGACTCCACCGCCATCGCCGCCATGGCCCTCGACCTGGCCGGAGGCGCCCAGGCGGACAAGGCCGTGGAACGGGCGCTGGCCTGGATCGCGTCCCGGCAGCTGGCCGACGGCGGCTTCCCGGGCGCGGCCGGCGACTCCGTCAACTCCGCCGCCCTCGCCGTGCAAGGACTCTCGCTGGACGCCGGCACCTACGCCCACCAGATCGCCGAGGCCCGTACGTTCCTCGCCTCACAGCAGAACAGCGACGGCGGCTTCAATGTCGCCAAGGACGGGCAGCAGGGCTCCGACCTGCGTGCCTCCGCCCAGGCGGTCGGTGGTGCCACCGGCATCTCCTTCGGCGAGCTGGAGCGGGGCCTGATCGGTACGTCTCCCCAGCCGACGCCGAGCCCCAGCGGCAGCGCCCCGGAGATCATCACCCCCGGTGACACGGGCGGCGGCGACGGCGGGACGATCGCCGACGGCGGCAGCGGCGGCGGTGCCCTCGCCTCGACCGGCGCCCAGATCGGTGCCCTCTCCACGATCGCCGCGCTGCTGGTGCTGGCCGGCTGGCGCACCGTGGTGCTCGCCCGCCGCCGCGCGGACACGGGAACCGGACGATGA
- a CDS encoding energy-coupling factor transporter transmembrane component T, producing the protein MTAVARTTVEAARPDPAPDRGGRRLPRILHPVAWWVWALSLATAVSRTDNPLLLFLVLAVLGHVVTARRTEAPWARGFKYYLYLALTVVAIRVVFRAVFATGVTPHDHFLFSLPRVPTPDWYAGIEIGGPVSLEALLSSGTDGLRLACMLCCIGAANTLANPKRALRVLPGALYELGVAVTVAISVAPQLVQSVQRVARAMKLRAGGAKGVKALRGIVVPVLEDALERSLRLAAAMDSRGYGRAGTATRRSRRGTGALMLLGMCGLCAGAYGLLDATAPTFLGLPAMASGAALCVAGLRLGGRRVTRTTYRPDPWRLPEWAVAGSGVLSAVLLFSDLGYDPAQLNPSFYPLTWPRLPLVPTAAILLAGTAGFLAPPPGPVQRADTQ; encoded by the coding sequence GTGACCGCGGTGGCCCGTACGACCGTGGAGGCGGCCCGGCCCGACCCGGCGCCGGACCGGGGCGGCCGGCGACTGCCGCGCATCCTGCATCCGGTGGCCTGGTGGGTGTGGGCGCTCTCCCTCGCCACCGCGGTCAGCCGCACCGACAACCCCCTGCTGCTCTTCCTGGTGCTCGCCGTGCTCGGCCATGTGGTCACGGCACGGCGGACGGAGGCGCCCTGGGCACGCGGCTTCAAGTACTACCTGTACCTCGCCCTGACCGTGGTGGCGATCAGGGTCGTCTTCCGGGCCGTGTTCGCCACCGGTGTCACCCCGCACGACCACTTCCTCTTCTCCCTCCCGCGCGTCCCCACCCCCGACTGGTACGCGGGCATCGAGATCGGCGGGCCGGTGTCGCTGGAGGCCCTGCTGTCGTCGGGCACCGACGGGCTGCGGCTGGCCTGCATGCTGTGCTGCATCGGCGCCGCCAACACCCTCGCCAACCCCAAGCGCGCGCTGCGGGTGCTGCCCGGCGCCCTGTACGAGCTCGGGGTGGCCGTCACCGTCGCGATCAGTGTGGCCCCGCAGCTGGTGCAGAGCGTGCAACGCGTCGCCCGGGCCATGAAGTTGAGGGCCGGAGGGGCGAAGGGCGTGAAGGCGCTGCGCGGCATCGTGGTCCCGGTCCTCGAGGACGCCCTGGAGCGTTCGCTCAGGCTGGCCGCCGCCATGGACTCGCGCGGCTACGGCCGGGCGGGCACCGCAACCCGCCGCTCCCGCCGGGGCACCGGCGCGCTGATGCTGCTCGGCATGTGCGGTCTGTGCGCCGGGGCGTACGGACTGCTCGACGCGACGGCGCCCACCTTTCTGGGGCTGCCCGCGATGGCGTCGGGCGCCGCCCTGTGCGTGGCGGGCCTGCGGCTGGGCGGCCGGCGCGTGACCCGCACCACCTACCGCCCGGACCCCTGGCGCCTGCCGGAGTGGGCCGTCGCCGGGAGCGGGGTGCTGTCCGCCGTCCTGCTCTTCAGCGACCTCGGCTACGACCCCGCCCAGCTCAACCCCAGTTTCTACCCGCTGACCTGGCCCCGGCTGCCACTGGTGCCGACCGCCGCGATCCTCCTCGCCGGAACGGCCGGCTTCCTCGCGCCGCCGCCCGGCCCCGTCCAGAGAGCCGACACCCAGTGA
- a CDS encoding ABC transporter ATP-binding protein, which translates to MITFDQVTVHYDDAPEPALRDLDLTVEEGELCLVVGHTGVGKSTLLGAVNGLVPHFTGGTLHGRVTVDGRDTAHHPPRELADVVGVVGQDPLDGFVTDTVEEELAYVMEQLAIPPAAMRKRVEETLDLLGLADLRHRALHELSGGQQQRVAIGSVLTAHPRVLVLDEPTSALDPTAAEEVLAAVTRLVHDLGVTVLMAEHRLERVVQYADRVIHLPGDGRARIGTPQEILLRSTIAPPIVELGRTADWSPLPLSIRDARRAAAPLRARLAGRAAPPVRAVAEDRPRLLAGRGVTVAYRDVPAVREVDLDLHAGEVTALMGRNGSGKSSLLWALQGSGPRRAGTVKVTDGQGGTDPHTVSAAEARRLVGLVPQTPADLLYLESVRQELDQADAESGTLVKARALLDRLAPGIDDATHPRDLSEGQKLALVLAVQLSAAPRVVLLDEPTRGLDYRAKTELIGIVDTLAAEGRAVVISTHDVEFAARAADRVVVMAEGDVVADGPTAEVIVSSPTFAPQTAKILFPLPFLTVDQVARALTGESEGGTHP; encoded by the coding sequence GTGATCACCTTCGACCAGGTCACCGTCCACTACGACGACGCCCCCGAGCCCGCCCTGCGCGACCTCGACCTCACGGTGGAGGAGGGCGAACTCTGCCTGGTCGTCGGCCACACCGGCGTCGGCAAGTCCACGCTCCTGGGCGCCGTCAACGGTCTGGTGCCGCACTTCACCGGCGGCACCCTCCACGGCCGGGTCACCGTCGACGGCCGCGACACCGCACACCATCCGCCCCGCGAACTCGCCGATGTCGTCGGGGTGGTGGGCCAGGACCCCCTCGACGGCTTTGTCACCGACACCGTCGAGGAGGAACTCGCTTATGTGATGGAGCAGTTGGCGATCCCGCCGGCGGCCATGCGCAAGCGGGTCGAGGAGACCCTCGACCTGCTCGGCCTCGCCGATCTGCGCCACCGCGCCCTGCATGAACTCTCCGGCGGCCAGCAGCAGCGCGTCGCCATCGGCTCGGTCCTCACCGCTCACCCCCGCGTACTGGTGCTGGACGAGCCGACCTCCGCCCTGGACCCGACCGCGGCCGAGGAGGTCCTGGCGGCCGTCACCCGGCTGGTCCACGACCTCGGCGTCACCGTCCTGATGGCCGAGCACCGCCTCGAGCGGGTCGTCCAGTACGCGGATCGCGTCATCCATCTGCCGGGCGACGGCCGTGCCCGCATCGGCACACCCCAGGAGATCCTCCTCCGTTCCACGATCGCGCCGCCGATCGTGGAGCTGGGCCGGACCGCGGACTGGTCCCCGCTGCCGCTGTCCATCCGTGACGCACGCCGTGCCGCGGCCCCGCTCCGGGCCCGGCTGGCCGGCCGTGCCGCGCCCCCCGTACGGGCGGTCGCCGAGGACCGGCCGAGGCTGCTGGCAGGGCGCGGCGTCACGGTCGCCTACCGGGATGTTCCCGCCGTCCGTGAGGTGGACCTCGATCTGCACGCAGGTGAGGTCACCGCGCTGATGGGCCGCAACGGATCAGGCAAATCATCCCTGCTGTGGGCCCTGCAGGGCTCCGGCCCGCGCCGGGCCGGGACGGTGAAAGTCACCGACGGCCAGGGTGGGACGGACCCGCACACCGTGTCGGCCGCGGAGGCCCGCCGACTCGTCGGACTGGTCCCGCAGACCCCCGCAGATCTGCTCTATCTGGAGAGCGTCCGCCAGGAACTCGACCAGGCGGACGCCGAATCGGGGACCCTGGTGAAGGCCCGCGCCCTCCTCGACCGGCTCGCGCCCGGCATCGACGACGCCACCCACCCGCGGGACCTGTCGGAGGGGCAGAAGCTCGCGCTCGTCCTCGCCGTCCAGCTCTCCGCCGCGCCCCGGGTCGTCCTCCTGGACGAGCCGACCCGGGGCCTGGACTACCGTGCCAAGACGGAGCTGATCGGCATCGTCGACACCCTCGCCGCCGAGGGCCGGGCGGTCGTGATCTCCACCCATGACGTCGAGTTCGCCGCCCGCGCCGCCGACCGGGTGGTCGTCATGGCCGAGGGCGACGTGGTGGCCGACGGACCGACGGCCGAAGTCATCGTCTCCTCACCGACGTTCGCCCCGCAGACGGCGAAGATCCTTTTCCCGCTGCCCTTCCTGACGGTCGATCAGGTCGCTCGGGCCCTGACCGGCGAGAGTGAGGGAGGAACACACCCATGA
- a CDS encoding ECF transporter S component has product MSTATGTAIRLTPRAGVVMTLAAFLGLVAFFWPFVVAPGTFGSAYAPPLIFGVLLVLVLAVVLSEIAEGGIDSKALAMLGVLSAVNAALRPLGAGTAGIETVFFVLVLAGRVYGPGFGFVLGCTSLFASALITGGVGPWMPYQMFGCAFVGMLAGLLPRASGRREVLMLAGYGSLSGYLFGFLLNLSFWPFSLDPNSSIAYLPGLPFTEQWHRYVAFDLATSLGWDTGRAVTNFVCVLLVGPAVLTTFRRAARRARFRAPVRFTEPRPTDSGTG; this is encoded by the coding sequence ATGAGCACAGCCACCGGGACCGCCATCCGGCTGACTCCCCGCGCCGGTGTGGTCATGACACTGGCCGCGTTCCTGGGCCTCGTGGCGTTCTTCTGGCCGTTCGTCGTCGCACCGGGCACCTTCGGCTCCGCCTACGCCCCGCCGCTGATCTTCGGCGTGCTGCTGGTGCTGGTCCTGGCCGTGGTGCTGTCCGAGATCGCCGAGGGCGGCATCGACTCCAAGGCGCTCGCCATGCTGGGCGTCCTCTCCGCCGTGAACGCGGCCCTGCGCCCCCTGGGAGCCGGAACCGCCGGCATCGAGACCGTCTTCTTCGTCCTGGTGCTGGCGGGACGGGTCTACGGGCCCGGCTTCGGCTTCGTCCTCGGCTGCACCTCGCTGTTCGCCTCGGCGCTGATCACCGGGGGAGTGGGGCCCTGGATGCCGTACCAGATGTTCGGCTGCGCCTTCGTCGGGATGCTCGCCGGGTTGCTGCCCAGGGCGAGCGGCCGGCGTGAGGTCCTGATGCTGGCCGGCTACGGATCGCTCTCCGGCTATCTCTTCGGCTTTCTGCTCAACCTTTCCTTCTGGCCGTTCTCCCTCGACCCGAACAGCTCCATCGCCTATCTCCCGGGGCTGCCTTTCACCGAGCAGTGGCACCGCTATGTCGCCTTCGACCTGGCCACTTCGCTGGGCTGGGACACCGGGCGGGCGGTCACCAACTTCGTGTGTGTGCTACTGGTCGGTCCGGCGGTGCTGACCACCTTCCGGCGCGCCGCCCGCCGTGCCCGCTTCCGGGCACCGGTGCGGTTCACGGAGCCCCGGCCGACGGATTCCGGAACCGGGTGA